The DNA window GTACCATAatgataaatttttaaaaactcACCCCCTTGGTTCCATCTCAACAATGCCCATAACCTGCAACTGTTGAAGTATGTTGCGAGCAATGGACCCACTGCTTTTGCAGAAATGAGGGGGACGACTCCCATTCCTCTTGCTCCCACCATAAATTCTCCGGAAAGCACCAACACCGAGACCTCCCCTCAAATAAATCTTCCTAGCCATGGAAGCTGTATAATTCAACAAACCAAATTTCATTTCAACACAACATTCTGAAGCAGATATAGACATATAGTACATAAAGAAAAACTTCAATAACAACTAAATCAAGAAAGTCctttgcataaacataatacCACAAACAGGTAACCTCACACGAGTACTGAACAAATGTCAGAAATTACCACAACTTAGAAACTAGATCATTTTGGAGTTGCATATTccaaattgaaagatgaatgaCCAGCCAGAACAGGTAAGCAAaaatagaaaaagaaaagaaagagcaGTTTACCAGCCCTGATGTAGTACCAGTCAGGATCATAAGGAGCAAGCTCTTTGTGCACACCAGTTTTCACGATATCAGTCCACTCCGGAAGCTCCATCTATTTAGATAACTCCGCATGGTTAAATTATCTTCAACTTTATGACTCAATAAATGCATCCACGAGCAAAAAAACAAAGCAGGAGAATAGGAAGAGAAAA is part of the Primulina eburnea isolate SZY01 chromosome 1, ASM2296580v1, whole genome shotgun sequence genome and encodes:
- the LOC140835741 gene encoding small ribosomal subunit protein eS19z-like; translation: MATAKTVKDVSPLEFVKAYAAHLKRSGKMELPEWTDIVKTGVHKELAPYDPDWYYIRAASMARKIYLRGGLGVGAFRRIYGGSKRNGSRPPHFCKSSGSIARNILQQLQVMGIVEMEPRGGRRITSNGQRDLDQVAGRIVVVAP